AAATGTGCGGTCGATATTGAGGATTTCCATATACCAGGTTTTGATGCCCGTTATGGTAAGGTTGAGTTCAGTCTCAAAGATAAGATTTTATTATTCCAAAAACTTTATTTTACACAGCACGATGGCGGAAAAGTGGATTTTAAAAAATACCAGTTAGAGATAAAACCCAATGGTCAAGTAATCCTCACCGCCACCCTGACTAATCTCATTATCACCAATACTATCTTTAATGGTAGAGTTTATTTCACAGGCGAAATTACTCCCTGGGATACAGCAAAGGGAACATTAACAACTAAGAATTTATTAATAAATCAATCTGATGTTCTTAAAGTATTAGCGGCGCAAATTTCATACGAAAAAGGAATACTAAATTTCCTACCATTACCTGAACCCAATAGCCTTTCAGGTAGAATTAAATTCGGTCAGAAATTAGAATTTGAGGAAATTAAAATACTTAAAGCAAATGCCGAAAAGCTTAGTCTTAATGGTAGTATCGAATTAGTAGAAAAGAGGTATGATTTAAGGGTTGCAATGCAGAATTCTGATTTAAGGATTCTACCTTTATGGTTTAAAGAGATAAAACGGCCAGAAGGTAAAGTAGAAGGCTGGTTGCATATCTGTGGTAATTTTGACGAACCACAATTTGATGGGTCATTGATGATAACTAATGGTGCATTAAATAGGTATCCATTTGCTAAACGAGTAACCAATCTCAATGGACAGATTCGAATTGTCAATAATTGGATAGTCAGTAATTCTTTACAGGCAAAGGTTGGAGAGAGTATTTTAGTTATGCAAAGCACCACACCATTTACATTAAAAAGTATAGATGTTAGTCTGAAAAACTCTCAGGAACCAGTGCCAATAAGTATACCTGGATTTTTTGAAGGCAATATAGATGTGAATATACAAATTAAAGGAGATATTACCGCACCTATCGGCAGTGGCGAAATAAAAATAGTAAATAGCAGATTTACTTTTCCTCCTAAAATAAAAACAGAAGAAGGCAGGATGCAATGGGATAGGATTATGATTACTGCGGATAAGAATGTTAAATATTATAACGAATATGTTGATGTAACGATAAAAAGAAAGGGTAGTTGGCTTACAGTATCCAACAAAGGAGATGAAATTTGGGCACAAGGTATCATCTATGCCCAATCAGGTGGACGGGTCAATTATCTGGGCAAATTTTTTACGATAAAAAAAGCTTCACTTGAATTTAGAGAAGGCAATATTTTCCCTTATCTCTCAGGTTATGCAACCACCAGGCTGGATAAACGCCGAATTGCATTAATTTATGAAGGTTATCTAACTGAGGCAAAACCTATACTCCAGGCAATTGGCGGTTATCCACCGTTGAATGAAGAACAAATAATCAACGCCTTAGTTATTGGAAATACTGAATATCTGGGAACAACTGACCAGGAGACTATTCTAAGACTGGGATTTGAACAGGTCGTGGGCAAAGAGGTTGTTTTCACCTTGTTAGTCCCGCTTGAAAAACAACTCAGTCAACTTATAGGTATGGATGTCGAGATTAAAACACAGGCATTAAACCGCCTTTTCCAGGAATCTGTTCAGGAAGAGGTAGAAGAACGAAAAACATCATCTATATTTGAAGAGAGTGAATTTAAGATAGGAAAGTTTATCTCTGATGATGTTTATCTGACTTATCGCGGCATATTAGAACCATGGGAAGAAGAAGAATTCGCTCGACTTAAACTTAAACAAGAATTAGGATTAGAATACTACCTATCCGGAAACACATCTCTAAAATATAAATTTACCCCAGAGGGTGTCTGGGAAAAAGGGAATGAATACGAGGTGAGAATAGAACGAGAGGTAAGGTTTTAAGTAACTATTCACCGCACAGACACAGAGACACGGAGAATAATTTTAGAAAAAGCACGGACAGAGCAAATAATTAGGGCTGAAATAGAAGTTCATCACATTTAATTTTGGGATACAACAACGAAAAATACGAAAAAAACATTCTTTATTTTTCGCATCTTTCGGGCCTTTCGTTGTTTATTACCCCTCTTTGAAAGATGAAATTATGAGACTTGTCCTTTAGATTCTTATCAGTGTCTCTGTATCTCCGTGGTGAGATGAATGGTTACGTAAAGATAAGGTCTTCTGTTTATGGTATAAATAACCGACATTTAATCAGCCCTAAATGATGAAGAATGTATTTAATCAGCGTCATCAAGGTTTTTATCCCGTAAATGATACTTACTTTTAAATTGACCGAAGAGGCATCTTTAAAATATTTAGTTGTTACTGGAATTTCTGCAACCTTAAATTTAAAATGGACGGCTTGAGCAATTATCTCGGTATCAAAGACAAAATCATTTGAGTTGCGTAAAAAAGGAACGGTTTCAAGAAATTTTCGGCTATAGGCTCTATAACCAGTATGACATTCAGAGAATTTCATCTGAAATACAAAATTCTCAATAGCGGTAAGAAATTTATTTGAGATAAATTTATAGAGAGGCATTTTGCCTTCTAATGCCTTGCCTTTAATTAACATTCTGGAGCCTAAAACCATATCTGCCTTGTTTTCTTTGATTGGTTCTATAAGTTGAGGTAGAATACTGGGGTCATACTGACCATCTGGGTGGAGCATAATGACTATATCTGCTTTTTCTCTTAATGCCTCCATATAACAAGTCTTTTGATTTCCACCATAGCCAACATTATGTGGGTGAGTAATTACCTTTAAATTAAGCTTCTTAGCTACTTGAGTTGTTTCATCTTTACTGGCATCATCAACTAAGATAATTTCATCTGCTATTCCTTCGGGGATTTCCACATAAGTCATATTAAGGGTTTTAGCCGCATTATAAGCCGGCATAATTATGACAACCTTTGGTCTGGTATTATTTTCCATCGTGATAGATATTACTAAATTTTTTAGTAGATGTCAAGGAAAATTTCGCGTAACCATTCAGCCACAGAGTTCACAGAGAATTAGAAAAATTAGCCACAAATGGACACGAATTAACCTCTGACATTCGATAAATGTAGTGCGAACCTTTAGGTTCGCTTTCCTGCTTGCCAGAAGCGAGGCTAATGGTTTTTGCAAAATTAACTTCCACTTTTCTGGAATACCATAAAATAAATTAAAAATCAAACATCAAAATGTAAAATTACAAATCAAAAATCAAAATATTCTCCAGCTACTTTGTTAATTTACAAGTATTTTTGCATTTTGCATTGTAATTTTGATATTTGCATTTTGATATTTACATTAAAGTTCTTCTTGCTATCGCTCTCCCCAAAAGAGG
This window of the bacterium genome carries:
- a CDS encoding glycosyltransferase family 2 protein, with protein sequence MENNTRPKVVIIMPAYNAAKTLNMTYVEIPEGIADEIILVDDASKDETTQVAKKLNLKVITHPHNVGYGGNQKTCYMEALREKADIVIMLHPDGQYDPSILPQLIEPIKENKADMVLGSRMLIKGKALEGKMPLYKFISNKFLTAIENFVFQMKFSECHTGYRAYSRKFLETVPFLRNSNDFVFDTEIIAQAVHFKFKVAEIPVTTKYFKDASSVNLKVSIIYGIKTLMTLIKYILHHLGLIKCRLFIP